One genomic window of Nitrosomonas sp. Is35 includes the following:
- the htpG gene encoding molecular chaperone HtpG, translating to MQAETTKEQLSFQTEAKQLLKLMIHSLYSNKEIFLRELISNASDAADKLRFEGLTDAALYETDSDLKIRVSYDADERVITISDNGIGMSRQEVIDHIGTIAKSGTREFFNSLTGDQAKDAHLIGQFGVGFYSAFIIADKVTLITRRAGLTAEHGVRWESSGEGDYTLETVAKPGRGTDVILHLRKDEDDFLNGMRIRNIIRKYSDHITLPIVMKKEEWSQEEKKNKITDEDETINQANALWARSKNDITIDQYNEFYKHVAHDFEPPLAYLHARVEGKQEYTQLLYIPARAPFDLFDRERRHGIKLYVQRVFIMDDVEKLLPNYLRFVRGVIDSNNLPLNVSREILQESKDIDSIRAGVVKKVLGLIEDLSKSEDEDGKEKYKTFYREFGQVLKEGVGEDFSNRERIAKLLRFITTQSDVDEPTISLEAYVQRMKEGQEKIYYVTADSLKAAKNSPHLEVFRKKGIEVLLLSDRVDEWLVSNLTEFEGKPLQSVAKGGLDLGNLEDEVEKEQREKETNAFQELTEKMKQTLSEQVKDVRVTFRLTESPACLVADTYDMSGNLERLLKSAGQNVPHAKPILEINPHHPMVQRLKNEVENFEDWSHLLFDQALLAEGGQLEDPAAFVKRLNELLLLKS from the coding sequence GTGCAAGCTGAAACAACCAAAGAACAATTAAGCTTCCAAACGGAAGCGAAACAATTGCTTAAACTCATGATTCATTCCTTATACAGTAATAAGGAAATTTTCTTGCGTGAATTGATTTCAAACGCTTCCGATGCCGCTGATAAATTGCGTTTCGAGGGGCTCACTGATGCGGCACTGTATGAAACTGATTCCGATCTTAAAATCCGTGTAAGTTACGATGCTGACGAACGAGTAATCACCATTTCCGATAATGGCATTGGGATGTCGCGGCAAGAAGTTATTGACCATATTGGAACCATCGCGAAATCGGGTACTCGCGAATTCTTTAATTCTTTAACTGGCGATCAAGCTAAAGATGCGCATTTAATCGGTCAATTCGGTGTTGGTTTTTATTCCGCATTTATCATTGCTGATAAAGTCACTCTGATCACCCGGCGTGCAGGATTGACTGCAGAGCACGGCGTGCGCTGGGAATCCAGCGGTGAGGGGGATTACACTCTGGAGACCGTCGCAAAGCCTGGACGAGGTACCGACGTCATCTTGCATCTGCGCAAGGACGAGGACGATTTTCTCAACGGCATGCGTATTCGCAATATCATTCGCAAATATTCCGACCATATTACACTGCCGATCGTAATGAAAAAGGAAGAATGGTCGCAAGAAGAGAAGAAAAATAAAATTACCGATGAAGATGAGACGATTAACCAAGCTAATGCGCTGTGGGCACGTTCCAAGAATGATATTACCATTGATCAGTACAATGAATTTTATAAGCACGTGGCGCATGATTTTGAACCACCGCTGGCGTATCTGCATGCGCGCGTAGAAGGTAAACAAGAGTACACACAGCTGTTGTATATTCCTGCGCGTGCGCCTTTTGACTTATTCGATCGCGAACGCCGGCACGGTATCAAGTTATATGTGCAGCGGGTATTTATTATGGATGACGTAGAAAAATTGCTGCCAAATTACCTGCGTTTTGTTCGTGGTGTGATTGATTCTAATAATTTACCACTAAATGTGTCTCGTGAAATCTTGCAGGAATCCAAAGACATCGACTCAATCCGAGCTGGCGTGGTTAAAAAAGTATTGGGCTTGATCGAGGATTTGTCCAAAAGTGAGGATGAAGATGGAAAAGAAAAATATAAAACTTTCTACCGGGAATTTGGCCAAGTTCTAAAAGAAGGTGTTGGAGAAGATTTTTCTAACCGTGAGCGCATTGCGAAATTGTTGCGTTTTATTACCACACAGAGCGATGTCGACGAGCCAACGATTTCGCTGGAAGCTTATGTGCAGCGCATGAAAGAAGGTCAGGAAAAGATTTATTACGTAACGGCAGATAGCCTTAAGGCAGCTAAAAATAGCCCTCACTTGGAAGTGTTTCGTAAGAAAGGCATAGAAGTGTTATTACTATCGGATCGGGTGGATGAATGGTTGGTCAGCAATCTAACTGAGTTTGAAGGTAAGCCGTTGCAGTCAGTCGCCAAAGGTGGTTTGGATCTGGGAAATCTGGAGGATGAAGTCGAAAAAGAACAACGTGAAAAAGAAACCAACGCCTTCCAGGAACTAACAGAAAAAATGAAACAAACACTCAGTGAACAAGTAAAAGATGTGCGTGTTACTTTTCGCTTGACTGAATCGCCCGCTTGTCTCGTTGCGGATACCTATGATATGAGCGGTAATTTGGAAAGATTGCTGAAATCAGCAGGACAAAATGTGCCTCATGCCAAACCGATCCTGGAAATCAATCCGCATCATCCGATGGTGCAGCGATTGAAAAACGAGGTCGAAAATTTCGAGGATTGGAGTCATTTATTATTTGATCAGGCATTGTTGGCGGAAGGTGGTCAGCTTGAAGATCCAGCCGCTTTCGTGAAAAGGCTTAACGAATTGTTGCTACTGAAATCCTAA
- a CDS encoding methylated-DNA--[protein]-cysteine S-methyltransferase, translating to MGRSTRIQVVDDSIKSYQAKLLAPFAVLGIRTEEDWLTAIDYLPVDTPLLAPQTLLAREVCRQLKAYLNEPDFVFDLSLHISGTTHQQRVWQAIQAIPSGATSSYAEIAAQLHSAPRAVGGACGANRIPIVIPCHRVIAKNGGLGGFMNASEGNPLEIKRWLLRHEST from the coding sequence GTGGGTAGATCAACAAGAATTCAGGTCGTTGACGATTCGATCAAATCATATCAGGCTAAACTACTCGCGCCGTTTGCTGTTCTCGGTATCCGAACAGAAGAAGATTGGCTTACGGCCATTGATTATTTGCCCGTTGACACACCACTATTAGCACCACAGACTTTGTTAGCAAGAGAAGTATGCCGGCAACTGAAAGCCTATCTCAACGAGCCCGATTTTGTTTTTGATTTAAGTTTACATATCAGCGGTACAACCCATCAACAGCGTGTCTGGCAAGCGATTCAGGCAATTCCGAGTGGAGCAACCAGCAGTTATGCTGAAATTGCAGCGCAACTCCATTCCGCACCCAGGGCAGTAGGCGGGGCATGCGGCGCTAACCGGATTCCGATTGTAATACCTTGCCATCGTGTTATTGCCAAAAATGGCGGGTTAGGAGGCTTTATGAATGCGAGCGAAGGCAACCCTTTAGAAATCAAGCGTTGGTTATTGCGCCATGAGAGCACCTGA
- a CDS encoding disulfide bond formation protein B, with the protein MRLLFLFILLCCTGLLGYAQYLQHVEGLLPCPLCVAQRVAYWMLGLTALMAFLHKPGVIGRRIYGFLLSVFALTGAVIAARHAWLIRFPEAFECGISPEEAFLNSLPIAAWWPGMFEANGDCANIDWKFLTLTIPDWSLIAFAGFGILALYVLLAKK; encoded by the coding sequence ATGAGACTATTATTCTTATTTATTCTGCTTTGCTGTACCGGTCTTCTAGGCTACGCGCAATACTTGCAGCATGTGGAAGGATTACTACCTTGTCCATTATGCGTAGCACAACGCGTTGCTTACTGGATGTTAGGATTGACTGCACTAATGGCGTTTCTGCATAAGCCAGGAGTGATCGGGCGGCGGATTTATGGTTTCTTGTTGAGCGTATTCGCGCTGACGGGTGCAGTCATTGCCGCACGGCATGCGTGGTTAATACGATTTCCGGAAGCATTTGAATGCGGCATCAGTCCGGAAGAAGCTTTTCTAAATTCCTTACCGATTGCCGCTTGGTGGCCTGGAATGTTTGAGGCTAATGGCGATTGCGCCAATATCGATTGGAAATTTTTAACACTGACAATCCCGGATTGGTCATTAATCGCTTTTGCGGGGTTTGGAATTCTGGCGCTTTATGTACTATTGGCCAAAAAATAA
- the xseA gene encoding exodeoxyribonuclease VII large subunit, protein MNLFPISSLTHKVLTVSELNSSTKLFLEQNIPLLWIKGEISNLKCYQSGHWYFSLKDSNAQIRCVLFSHRNQYIDWQPKDGMQVEVLALVTLYEPRGDFQLNIETIRRAGLGELFEAFEQLKAKLEKAGLFDPVKKKPLPAFPKHIGIVTSPDTAALRDVLTTLRRRMPFLPVIIYPVLVQGKTAASTIVDAITVANRRAECDVLILCRGGGSIEDLWAFNEEMVAAAIAASEIPVISGIGHETDFTIADFVADIRAPTPTAAAELASRDHKELSQGLNALHQRMYRITLHRIENAMQRTDMLSHRLIHPGDRIKQQSIHLQHLQDRFRTTWAHQVERKQWKLLEFNQRLMAASPNITDMEKQQKESIARFRAASIRYFETLAIKLHHVQAQLCHLNPQSVLERGYSITYTTNSSIVRDSKQVHYGDRIQVKFAHGTCEADITKTGDS, encoded by the coding sequence ATGAATCTATTTCCAATATCCAGTCTTACGCATAAAGTGCTTACCGTCAGCGAACTGAACAGCAGCACCAAGCTATTCCTGGAACAGAATATTCCGCTGCTGTGGATCAAAGGTGAGATCTCGAATTTGAAGTGCTATCAGTCCGGTCATTGGTATTTTTCCCTCAAGGACAGCAATGCGCAAATCCGTTGTGTGCTATTCAGTCACAGAAATCAATATATCGATTGGCAACCAAAGGATGGCATGCAAGTAGAAGTGCTTGCTCTGGTCACCCTCTATGAACCACGCGGCGATTTTCAGCTCAATATTGAAACAATCCGGCGCGCCGGATTGGGCGAATTATTTGAGGCTTTCGAGCAGCTTAAAGCCAAGCTGGAAAAAGCCGGATTGTTTGATCCGGTCAAGAAAAAACCGTTACCCGCATTCCCAAAGCACATCGGTATCGTCACCTCCCCGGATACGGCTGCACTGCGCGACGTGCTGACGACATTGCGGCGCCGCATGCCATTCTTGCCGGTGATCATCTACCCGGTGCTGGTACAAGGTAAAACCGCCGCCAGCACCATTGTGGACGCCATCACAGTTGCAAACCGGCGCGCGGAATGTGATGTGCTGATACTGTGTCGCGGCGGCGGCAGTATTGAAGATTTGTGGGCATTCAACGAAGAAATGGTTGCAGCCGCCATAGCTGCCAGTGAGATTCCGGTTATCAGTGGCATTGGGCATGAAACTGATTTTACCATCGCGGATTTTGTTGCCGACATTCGCGCCCCCACGCCAACGGCAGCCGCCGAACTGGCTAGCCGGGATCATAAGGAATTAAGCCAGGGCCTGAATGCATTGCACCAGCGCATGTACCGTATTACGTTGCATCGTATAGAAAATGCGATGCAGCGTACCGATATGCTGTCGCATCGCTTAATTCATCCGGGTGATCGCATCAAACAGCAATCCATTCATTTGCAGCATCTGCAAGACCGCTTCCGTACGACTTGGGCGCATCAAGTGGAAAGGAAACAATGGAAATTACTCGAATTCAATCAGCGCTTAATGGCAGCAAGCCCCAATATTACTGACATGGAAAAGCAGCAAAAAGAATCGATTGCACGTTTTCGTGCTGCCTCTATCCGCTATTTTGAAACCCTGGCGATTAAGCTGCACCATGTACAAGCGCAATTATGTCATTTAAATCCGCAATCGGTTTTGGAACGCGGGTACAGCATTACGTATACCACCAACAGCAGCATCGTTCGTGACAGCAAACAAGTTCATTACGGCGATCGAATTCAGGTAAAATTTGCGCACGGAACGTGTGAGGCGGATATCACAAAAACCGGTGATTCCTGA
- a CDS encoding MotA/TolQ/ExbB proton channel family protein produces the protein MLSLIQAAGWPIWPIIIASVVALGIIGERMWTLRLRIVSPKELLPRVLNEYKRNGVNAEMLARLQQHSPLGQILAAGLKNVKSTREVMKESIEESGRVIAHDLNRYLTTLGTIAALSPLMGLFGTLVGMIEIFGSNSPTGSNPAQLAYGISVALYNAAFGILVAIPSMIFYRHFRAKVDDIVIEMELQALKLVEMVHGERES, from the coding sequence GTGTTATCGTTAATTCAAGCGGCCGGATGGCCAATCTGGCCGATCATCATTGCTTCTGTCGTGGCTTTGGGCATCATCGGGGAGCGCATGTGGACATTGCGGTTGCGTATTGTTTCACCAAAGGAATTGCTGCCCAGGGTGTTGAACGAATATAAACGTAATGGTGTGAATGCAGAGATGCTGGCGCGCTTACAGCAGCACTCGCCGCTGGGGCAAATTCTTGCCGCCGGGCTTAAAAATGTTAAAAGCACCCGCGAAGTGATGAAAGAATCCATTGAAGAATCGGGCCGGGTGATCGCGCACGATCTGAATCGCTATTTGACAACGCTGGGGACGATTGCGGCATTGAGTCCTTTGATGGGTTTGTTTGGAACATTGGTGGGTATGATCGAGATTTTCGGTTCGAATTCTCCAACGGGCAGCAACCCGGCGCAACTCGCATACGGAATTTCAGTCGCTTTGTATAATGCGGCTTTCGGGATACTGGTGGCGATTCCCAGCATGATTTTCTACCGTCATTTTCGCGCCAAAGTCGACGACATCGTCATTGAAATGGAATTGCAAGCTTTGAAGTTAGTCGAAATGGTTCACGGGGAACGAGAAAGCTGA
- a CDS encoding DUF423 domain-containing protein: protein MPKTFLILGILNTVLCIALGAFGAHGLKQFLSADMLSVYHTGVQYHFYHAFGIIVIGLLLLHFPKSRLMPVSGWLMMAGIVLFSFSLYALSVTGTRSLGMITPFGGVSFLTAWILLAYAIWKEK from the coding sequence ATGCCAAAAACTTTTCTGATCCTAGGTATACTGAATACGGTTTTATGCATCGCATTGGGCGCTTTCGGCGCACATGGCTTAAAGCAGTTTTTATCAGCCGATATGCTGTCGGTTTATCATACCGGTGTGCAGTACCATTTTTATCACGCCTTTGGAATTATTGTCATCGGCCTGCTCCTGCTGCATTTCCCGAAATCCCGGTTAATGCCGGTGTCAGGCTGGTTGATGATGGCAGGCATTGTGCTGTTCAGTTTCAGTCTCTACGCACTGAGCGTAACCGGAACAAGGTCACTTGGCATGATCACACCCTTCGGCGGTGTTTCATTCCTCACCGCCTGGATATTGCTGGCTTATGCGATCTGGAAAGAAAAATGA
- the xerD gene encoding site-specific tyrosine recombinase XerD yields MRAPELNAGLLDEFSDALWLEDGLSRNTLDSYRNDLQLFGEWLRKRNQGNSVLTDATHSDLLEFLASRVSAKIKASTTSRELSSLKRFYRFLLRQGKITTDPSLNIETPKLQRSLPESLTEKEVDLLLSAPDLQHPLGLRDRAMLEVLYASGLRVSELINLRYSQVSMDMGVLRVMGKGRKERLAPLGEESLEWLSRYTKEARPALLNGIVTDTIFVTARGAAMTRQAFWYLIKRYAQIIGIDKQLSPHTLRHAFATHLLNHGADLRVVQLLLGHADISTTQIYTHIARERLKQLHAKHHPRG; encoded by the coding sequence ATGAGAGCACCTGAACTAAACGCCGGTCTGCTCGACGAATTTTCCGACGCCTTATGGTTGGAAGATGGTTTGTCGCGGAACACACTGGACAGCTATCGCAATGATTTACAGTTATTTGGTGAATGGCTCAGAAAACGCAATCAAGGTAATAGTGTGCTAACCGACGCAACGCACTCCGATTTGCTTGAATTTTTGGCATCCAGAGTATCCGCCAAGATCAAGGCGAGCACTACCAGCCGGGAATTATCCAGTCTGAAGCGCTTCTATCGTTTTCTATTGCGTCAGGGAAAAATTACTACCGATCCCAGTCTCAATATCGAAACACCTAAATTGCAGCGCAGCTTGCCGGAAAGTTTGACAGAAAAAGAAGTGGACCTGTTGTTGAGTGCTCCTGACTTGCAGCATCCGCTTGGCTTGCGTGATCGTGCCATGCTGGAGGTGTTGTATGCCAGTGGATTGCGCGTATCTGAGTTGATCAATTTAAGATACTCGCAAGTGAGCATGGATATGGGGGTTTTGCGGGTCATGGGAAAGGGCAGAAAGGAGCGTCTTGCGCCGCTGGGTGAAGAGTCTCTCGAATGGCTAAGCCGATATACTAAAGAAGCCAGACCTGCACTGCTAAATGGCATTGTTACAGATACCATATTTGTCACAGCACGCGGTGCAGCTATGACGCGCCAAGCGTTCTGGTACCTTATCAAACGTTATGCGCAGATTATCGGGATAGATAAACAGTTATCTCCGCATACTTTGCGTCACGCCTTTGCCACACACCTATTGAATCATGGCGCCGATTTACGTGTTGTGCAGCTGCTATTGGGTCATGCCGATATTTCTACTACGCAGATTTACACGCATATTGCACGTGAGCGCCTGAAGCAGCTGCATGCCAAACACCATCCGCGGGGATAG
- the shc gene encoding squalene--hopene cyclase, protein MDGLQRVANLSQQQSDFTVNGETPESDMATTLNQDGINTAELETKFDQARTAMLALQNPDGHWCFPLEADCTIPAEYILMMHFMDEIDVILENKIARFIRDKQDMTHGGWPLYYGGAFDISCTIKSYYALKLVGDSTDAPHMVRAREAILERGGAAKANVFTRLLLAMYDQIPWRGVPVVPSELVLLPSWFPFHISKVSYWSRTVMIPLSILCTMKARAINPRKVNIRELFIVPPEEEKNYFPRADTVLKRAFMLVERILSRVEPKLPQSIRQYSIRKAERWTLERLNGECGIGAIFPAMVNAHEALTLLGYAYDHPNRVQCRNALRGLLVDEGERIWCQPCTSPVWDTVLTSLALQEDPTTGQEPVLKALDWLVEQQVLDEPGDWRDKRPELLGGGWAFQYANPHYPDLDDTAAVAWALDQGGAERHHKSLERAANWLAGMQSRNGGFAAFDIDNTHHYLNEIPFADHGALIDPPTSDVTARCVGLLGKYGRHQLEVWRGISFLLREQEQDGSWFGRWGTNYIYGTWSVLEAFQLAKFDMQHHSVRRAVKWLESVQRADGGWGETNDSYLDKQLAGRFPETSTAFQTAWAVLGLMAAGEVNSESVRKGINYLLRNQSSDHLWEDPWFTAPGFPRVFYLRYHGYSKFFPIWALARYRALTRTVAACV, encoded by the coding sequence ATGGACGGACTTCAGAGAGTAGCGAATCTATCGCAGCAACAAAGTGATTTTACGGTTAACGGTGAAACCCCTGAATCGGATATGGCAACAACCCTGAATCAGGATGGTATCAACACCGCCGAGCTGGAAACGAAATTTGACCAAGCTCGTACAGCCATGCTGGCATTACAAAATCCGGACGGACACTGGTGTTTTCCGCTGGAAGCGGACTGCACGATCCCGGCCGAGTATATTTTAATGATGCACTTCATGGATGAGATCGACGTGATTTTGGAAAACAAGATCGCCCGTTTTATCCGTGACAAGCAGGACATGACGCACGGCGGCTGGCCGCTCTATTATGGCGGCGCGTTTGATATCAGCTGCACGATCAAATCGTACTATGCGCTGAAGCTGGTGGGGGACTCGACTGATGCGCCGCACATGGTGCGCGCACGGGAAGCTATTTTGGAACGCGGCGGGGCAGCCAAAGCCAATGTGTTCACGCGTTTGTTGCTGGCTATGTACGATCAGATCCCGTGGCGTGGCGTGCCGGTGGTGCCATCGGAACTGGTGCTGCTGCCAAGCTGGTTTCCTTTTCATATCAGCAAAGTTTCGTACTGGTCACGTACCGTGATGATACCGCTGTCCATTCTGTGCACCATGAAAGCGCGTGCGATCAATCCGCGTAAAGTGAATATTCGCGAATTGTTTATCGTGCCGCCGGAAGAGGAAAAAAATTATTTTCCCAGAGCGGATACCGTTCTGAAGCGCGCATTTATGCTGGTTGAGCGTATTTTGTCGCGGGTGGAGCCGAAGCTGCCGCAATCAATCCGGCAATATTCGATCCGTAAAGCGGAACGCTGGACGCTTGAACGTCTGAATGGCGAGTGCGGTATCGGTGCGATTTTTCCGGCCATGGTTAATGCGCATGAAGCATTGACGCTGTTGGGCTATGCCTATGATCACCCTAATCGAGTGCAATGCCGTAACGCGCTGCGTGGATTGCTGGTCGACGAAGGCGAGCGCATTTGGTGTCAGCCCTGTACATCGCCGGTCTGGGATACGGTATTGACCAGCTTGGCATTGCAGGAAGATCCAACCACCGGTCAAGAACCGGTATTGAAAGCATTGGATTGGCTGGTTGAGCAGCAGGTTTTGGACGAGCCGGGCGATTGGCGCGACAAACGTCCTGAATTGTTGGGCGGCGGTTGGGCGTTTCAGTACGCCAATCCGCATTATCCGGATCTGGACGATACTGCCGCTGTGGCATGGGCGTTGGATCAAGGCGGCGCGGAGCGGCATCATAAATCGCTGGAGCGCGCAGCCAATTGGCTGGCAGGTATGCAATCGCGTAACGGTGGCTTTGCCGCTTTCGATATCGATAACACCCATCACTATTTGAATGAAATTCCTTTCGCCGATCATGGCGCTCTGATCGATCCGCCCACTAGCGATGTGACCGCGCGTTGTGTCGGTTTGCTGGGAAAATATGGCAGGCACCAGCTCGAAGTGTGGCGCGGCATCAGCTTTTTGTTGCGCGAACAGGAGCAAGACGGTTCCTGGTTCGGGCGCTGGGGCACTAATTATATTTATGGCACATGGTCAGTGCTGGAAGCTTTCCAACTGGCCAAGTTCGATATGCAACACCATTCCGTGCGCCGCGCCGTGAAGTGGCTGGAATCGGTGCAAAGAGCCGATGGCGGCTGGGGTGAAACCAACGATTCTTATTTGGATAAGCAACTGGCGGGGCGGTTTCCCGAAACCAGCACGGCATTCCAAACCGCTTGGGCTGTACTGGGCTTAATGGCAGCGGGTGAGGTCAACAGCGAATCGGTTCGCAAAGGAATTAATTATCTGTTGCGCAATCAATCCAGCGATCACTTGTGGGAAGATCCTTGGTTCACTGCGCCTGGCTTTCCGCGCGTGTTCTATTTGCGCTATCACGGTTATTCAAAATTCTTCCCGATATGGGCGCTGGCGCGTTACCGTGCGCTGACCAGAACAGTCGCCGCGTGCGTGTAA
- a CDS encoding VacJ family lipoprotein, whose product MFISIVALQGCVSAPKNSNQDLDPADPHEKINRASYDITDKVDRTVFVPIVNAYIDYVPNAAQRSIGNFYDNLSYPNVALNSFLQGKVTQGASDTLRFFVNSTVGMFGLFDMATHMGLQKHDEDFGQTLGVWGVNPGSYLFIPLVGPSSERDVTNIPVGIFTNVLFYAGLVVGSYFAAPLTILGAIDKRARLIGPMRIRDEAAIDPYLFVREASLQQREFLVHDGKLPLDLYDYEHFQDNPFEKDGKKQK is encoded by the coding sequence TTGTTTATCAGCATTGTTGCTTTGCAAGGCTGTGTATCAGCTCCAAAAAATAGCAATCAGGATTTGGATCCGGCCGACCCGCACGAAAAAATTAATCGCGCTTCCTACGATATTACCGACAAAGTGGATCGGACCGTGTTTGTGCCGATTGTGAATGCTTACATTGATTATGTTCCCAATGCTGCGCAGCGGTCGATCGGAAATTTCTACGATAATTTGTCTTATCCGAACGTTGCACTGAATTCTTTTCTGCAGGGAAAAGTGACGCAGGGTGCCTCGGATACCTTACGTTTTTTTGTGAATTCAACAGTCGGCATGTTCGGACTTTTTGATATGGCGACGCATATGGGGCTGCAAAAGCATGATGAGGATTTCGGCCAAACGCTGGGTGTCTGGGGAGTAAATCCAGGATCTTATCTGTTTATTCCGCTCGTGGGGCCCAGCAGTGAACGTGACGTCACGAATATTCCCGTCGGTATTTTCACCAATGTGCTTTTTTATGCCGGTCTTGTGGTGGGTTCCTACTTCGCGGCTCCTCTGACCATTCTGGGGGCGATCGATAAGCGCGCGCGCTTGATCGGTCCGATGCGAATTCGCGATGAAGCTGCAATCGATCCCTATTTGTTTGTGCGGGAAGCCTCGTTGCAACAACGCGAATTTCTCGTGCATGATGGCAAACTGCCATTAGATCTTTATGACTATGAGCATTTTCAGGATAATCCTTTTGAAAAAGACGGAAAAAAGCAAAAGTAA